GGCTCCCACCCCCCCTCAGCTGCCAAGGCCCCACACTTGTGGAAGCAGCTTCCCTGCCTgagcctgggccccacctggcAGGGGGCTCCCCGGCGAGGGGCCCCGGGAAGGCCCAGGGAGCAAGGCCAGCTCCTGGCCCAGCCAGGAAGGGAGGCTGAGAAGGGTCTGGTGACTTCAACCGCAGGCCcgggggctcagggctcagggctcacGCACACCACCAGGGCCATTGGCTGCTTGGAGTTTATTTTCCACTTGGTGCAAGGCACAGTTCCAGGGTGTCGGGAAGGCCTGCGTGAGGCTGGGCAGTCAAGGGTGGGATGCTCCCGACTTCCCTTTCGGTGTTGTGCTGTTTTGATACAAAAGAACCCAACAGCTTGTGGGGGCTGCAGCCTGCCTAGTCCatagggagggggggagggggagggggggggagggggagggggggaggggggccaggcCCTGCGACGAGCCGGGCTCCCGGGGCGCCTCGGGAGCCGGTGCTGGCGCTCAGGACGGTGCTGGCCCGGGTCGGCTGGGCCAGGCGGGCGCCCGGGCTGCTTCCTCACGGCTTCCAGGGCCGACTCCCCCGCGCAGTCCGCGCCCCCCACGCGCTGTCACCGGACGCGGAGCCCAGGCGGCCTGCGGGGGGGCCGGTCAGCCTGCGCCGCGCGCTCCGGCCGCACGGGGGGGGAGGCCGTACTCACGCCGGTAGTAGTCGTGCGTGGCCACGAGCGAGCCGCCTTGGGCCCCGCAGCTCCCGGCCGCCGGCCCCAGCGAAGCCGCTTGGCGCGCGTCCCGCGGGCCCGGGGCTCCGGGAAGCCGCCGGTCCCGCCGGgccgccccgcccgggcccccgcccccgcctcggcGGCGACCCCTCGCGGACCTCGGCGCGCGGGCAcagggggcggggacgggggcgcCGGGCCACGGACGCCGCGGGCACCGGAGACCGCGAGGGCCGCGCCGCCACCGACGCGCCGCCTGCGCATGCGCGGGCGCACCCGCTGGGCTCGCGCCCCGGACGGAGGGGCGCCCCGCCCCCGacccgcgaggccccgccccgccccgcgaggccc
This portion of the Vulpes lagopus strain Blue_001 chromosome 18, ASM1834538v1, whole genome shotgun sequence genome encodes:
- the LOC121478276 gene encoding collagen alpha-1(III) chain-like codes for the protein MRRRRVGGGAALAVSGARGVRGPAPPSPPPVPARRGPRGVAAEAGAGARAGRPGGTGGFPEPRARGTRAKRLRWGRRPGAAGPKAARSWPRTTTTGVSTASPPVRPERAAQADRPPRRPPGLRVR